A region of the Acidobacteriota bacterium genome:
AAGGGGCGGCTCAGGCCTCTTGAGGAGGAAGTGGCCCGGCTGCGCCGCGAGAACGACACGCTTCGGCTGGAGCGAGACATTCTAAAAAAAGCGACGGCCTTCTTCGCCAACGAATCCCGATGAGATTCGAGTTCATCGGGCGGCACGTCGCCGAGTTCCCGGTGACGGCGATGTGCCGGGTGTTGGAGGTCTCGCGGAGCGGGTACTACGCGTGGAAGCTGAGACCGGACAGCCCACGGGTGAGCCAGGACCGACGAACGGCGGTCATCATCGCGACGATCCAGCAGATGGTCAAACGGGTGTACGGAACCCCGCGGATGCACCGCGAGCTGGCGGCCCGAGGTGAGAAGATCGGCCGAAGGAGAGTGGCGCCGCTGATGCAGCAGAACGGCCTCCAATCGCGCTGTCGTCGAAAGTTCCGCGTGACGACCCAGTCGAACCACTCGCACGCCGTCGCGCCGGACCGATTGCAGAGGAACTTCACCCCCAGAGGTCCGAACCAGTCCTGGGTTGCGGACATCACGTACATCTGGACGCGCGAGGGGTGGCTGTACCTCGCGGTCGTGCTCGACCTGTACTCGCGGATGGTGGTGGGATGGAGGCTCGGTGAACGGATCAACAGAGAACTCGTGATCGAAGCGCTGCGAATGGGGATCGCGAGGAGGAAGCCCGCCGCTGTGTTGGTTCACCACTCGGACCGCGGCAGCCAGTACGCCAGCGGGGAGTTCGGCAAGGAGCTGAGCAAGCGCGGCATCCTGGCGAGCATGAGCCGCAAGGGCAACTGCTGGGACAACGCCGTGGCGGAGAGCTTCTTCGGCTCGCTCAAGAGCGAGCTCGAGAACCTCGACCGTTACGAAACGCGAGCTCAGGCCCGACGCGAGATCTTCGAGTACATCGAGATCTTCTACAACGGCATGAGAAGGCATTCGACCCTCGGGTACGTCAGTCCGAGAGACTTCGAGCGAAAGGCACCTGCTGCTTAACCAACTGTCCACGGGGGCGGGGCAAGATCATCCGTGCGGTAGACGATGCGCCACGCAGCACCCCGGTCCACGATCCGCAGTTCATGGCATCGCGCGGCGACCGACGGCATGGGTCTCGAGTGCGGCATCCCGAGGCCCTCTCCTCGCTGCAGCCGTCGGAGCAGGAATCCCGCTTCGATTCGAGCCGCCTGCGAGAAAGGCGGCGTCTTCACTTCGCCGTGGAGCCAGACCAGAGGCTTGTCTCTCGGACTCATGCGGAAGGAGTCTATGTCACATACGACATACGGTCAAGATCAGGGCGCCGGGAGGGCCGGAGGGGACTACTGGAAGGCCCCTCCCCCACTTGAAAGACACCCCCCCATTGGCGATCATCTTCGTCCCGCAAGTGGAGGGCGTCCGACGACCGGGCGCCGGCGAAGGAGCGTGGAAGCGACATGGCCAAGTACCGGATCGCGTGGCTGCCGGGTGACGGCATCGGGAAAGACGTCATGGAGGCGGCGCGCATCGTCCTCGACGCCGTGAAGCTCGACGCGGAGTACATCCCCGGCGACATCGGCTGGGAGTTCTGGTGCAAGGAAGGGAACCCTCTCCCCGACCGGACGATCAAGCTCCTTCGCGAGACCGACTGCTGCCTCTTCGGCGCCATCACCAGCAAGCCCAAAGAAGAGGCCGAGAAGGAGCTCGTCCCCGCCCTCCGCGGGAAGGGGATGTCTTACGCCTCCCCCATCGTGCGCCTCCGCCAGGAGTTCGACCTCCACACGAACCTGCGTCCCTGCAAGGGGTACCCGGGGAACCCTCTCAACTACCAGGAGAAGATCGACCTGGTCGTCTTCCGCGAGAACACGGAAGACCTCTACGTGGGGGTCGAGTTCTTCCCGCTGCCGGCGGCGGTGCGGGACACCCTCGTCCAGAACCATCCGAAGATGAAGCGCTTCAAGGACACCCCTCTCGACGAGATCGCGCTCTCGTGCCGCATCAACACGGTGCGCGCGTCCACGTC
Encoded here:
- a CDS encoding IS3 family transposase (programmed frameshift), whose translation is MGVARRKHTAEFKIEAVRLVTEKGISVAKAARDLGIDRSLLTKWKRDLAGQGAAAFPGKGRLRPLEEEVARLRRENDTLRLERDILKKANGLLRQRIPMRFEFIGRHVAEFPVTAMCRVLEVSRSGYYAWKLRPDSPRVSQDRRTAVIIATIQQMVKRVYGTPRMHRELAARGEKIGRRRVAPLMQQNGLQSRCRRKFRVTTQSNHSHAVAPDRLQRNFTPRGPNQSWVADITYIWTREGWLYLAVVLDLYSRMVVGWRLGERINRELVIEALRMGIARRKPAAVLVHHSDRGSQYASGEFGKELSKRGILASMSRKGNCWDNAVAESFFGSLKSELENLDRYETRAQARREIFEYIEIFYNGMRRHSTLGYVSPRDFERKAPAA
- a CDS encoding isocitrate/isopropylmalate dehydrogenase family protein, which produces MAKYRIAWLPGDGIGKDVMEAARIVLDAVKLDAEYIPGDIGWEFWCKEGNPLPDRTIKLLRETDCCLFGAITSKPKEEAEKELVPALRGKGMSYASPIVRLRQEFDLHTNLRPCKGYPGNPLNYQEKIDLVVFRENTEDLYVGVEFFPLPAAVRDTLVQNHPKMKRFKDTPLDEIALSCRINTVRASTSIARQAFEFAKKNGYKTVTIVEKPNVIRETSGVMIRAARKVAQDYPGIALWEANIDAMCMWLIKNPQTYGVLVASNMFGDIISDLCAQLVGGMGFAASANIGDKYAVFEPT